A genomic window from Gymnodinialimonas ceratoperidinii includes:
- a CDS encoding methylenetetrahydrofolate reductase has translation MALLNFRKQAPAPTASSADLEALLQGYSIEVMPRTAEKVEDFRHYLPAGTRVYIAHIDGTPIEDMVATAARIRAEGFEPMPHFAARSIPDAATLADWIARYQGEADVREGLILAGGIAEPRGAYHSSMQLLETGLFDRAGFTRLHVAGHPEGNRDIDVTGDAGVMEALRWKQDFSERTDAQMAMATQFAFEAGPVIAWAERLQAEGITLPIHLGIAGPGKLQTLIKFAIACGVGNSLQVLQKRAKDVTKLLMPFEPDEILAELATYKAAHPDSLIESIHFFPLGGIKANARWAIANGGAATAPVNPISESE, from the coding sequence ATGGCCCTACTCAACTTCCGCAAGCAGGCGCCCGCGCCCACCGCTTCCAGCGCCGATCTGGAAGCCTTGCTGCAAGGCTATTCCATCGAGGTGATGCCCCGCACCGCCGAGAAGGTCGAAGACTTCCGCCATTACCTGCCGGCCGGCACGCGGGTCTATATCGCCCATATCGACGGCACGCCGATCGAGGACATGGTCGCCACCGCCGCCCGCATCCGCGCCGAGGGCTTCGAGCCGATGCCCCATTTCGCGGCCCGCTCCATCCCCGACGCGGCCACGCTCGCGGATTGGATCGCCCGCTATCAGGGCGAGGCCGACGTGCGCGAGGGCCTGATCCTCGCCGGCGGCATTGCCGAGCCGCGCGGTGCGTACCATTCCTCCATGCAACTTCTGGAAACCGGTCTCTTCGACCGCGCGGGCTTCACCCGCCTGCACGTCGCAGGCCACCCCGAGGGCAACCGCGACATCGACGTGACCGGCGACGCCGGCGTCATGGAGGCACTGCGCTGGAAGCAGGACTTCTCCGAGCGCACCGACGCGCAGATGGCCATGGCCACGCAATTTGCCTTCGAGGCCGGTCCCGTCATCGCCTGGGCCGAGCGCTTGCAGGCAGAGGGCATCACCCTGCCGATCCATCTGGGCATCGCCGGTCCCGGCAAGCTGCAGACCCTGATCAAGTTCGCCATCGCCTGCGGTGTCGGCAACTCCCTGCAGGTGCTGCAGAAGCGTGCCAAGGACGTCACCAAGCTTCTCATGCCCTTCGAGCCCGATGAAATCCTTGCCGAACTGGCGACCTACAAGGCCGCGCATCCCGACAGCCTGATCGAGTCCATTCACTTCTTCCCCCTCGGCGGCATCAAGGCCAACGCCCGGTGGGCCATTGCCAACGGGGGGGCGGCCACCGCTCCCGTCAACCCTATCTCCGAAAGCGAATAA
- a CDS encoding dihydropteroate synthase, with protein MTRTVIESKTKTTVIGFDEPFCVIGERINPTGRKILNQELENGDFSRVEADAIAQVAAGATVLDINSGAVFSGKMAEDPRYADNNFVEPPLMKQLIEVVQAVTDCPLCIDSSVPGALEAGLAAAEGRPLLNSVTGEEERLELVLPLVAKYNVPVVAISNDDTGISEDPDVRFAVAKKIVERAADFGIPAHDIVVDPLVMPIGAMATAGHQVFTLVRRLREELGVNTTCGASNISFGLPNRHGINNAFLPMAFSAGMTSAIMNPVALPIGPKKIAEKKALVEAAGIVLPEDMDDETFVKLFGMGSTKPRAGKEMEAIRAANFLLNHDDGGTEWITFNKDPDSAPRRGREGGRRRARG; from the coding sequence ATGACGCGCACTGTTATCGAGTCGAAAACCAAAACCACCGTGATCGGCTTCGACGAGCCTTTCTGCGTCATCGGTGAGCGGATCAACCCCACGGGCCGCAAGATCCTCAACCAGGAGCTGGAGAACGGCGACTTTTCCCGCGTGGAGGCCGACGCCATCGCCCAGGTCGCCGCAGGCGCCACGGTGCTCGACATCAACTCGGGCGCGGTCTTCTCGGGCAAGATGGCCGAGGATCCCCGCTACGCCGACAACAACTTCGTCGAGCCGCCGCTGATGAAGCAGCTGATCGAGGTCGTGCAAGCGGTCACCGATTGCCCGCTGTGCATCGACAGCTCGGTCCCTGGCGCGCTGGAGGCCGGCCTTGCGGCGGCCGAGGGGCGTCCGCTCCTGAACTCCGTCACCGGCGAGGAAGAGCGGCTGGAGCTCGTCCTGCCGCTGGTGGCCAAGTACAACGTGCCCGTGGTGGCGATCTCCAACGACGACACCGGCATCTCGGAAGATCCCGACGTGCGCTTCGCCGTGGCCAAGAAGATCGTCGAGCGCGCCGCCGATTTCGGCATTCCCGCCCATGACATCGTGGTCGACCCGCTGGTCATGCCCATCGGCGCCATGGCGACGGCGGGCCATCAGGTCTTCACCCTCGTGCGCCGCCTGCGCGAGGAGTTGGGCGTCAACACCACCTGCGGCGCCTCCAACATCTCCTTCGGGCTGCCCAACCGCCACGGCATCAACAACGCCTTCCTGCCCATGGCCTTCAGCGCCGGCATGACCTCGGCGATCATGAACCCGGTGGCCCTGCCCATCGGCCCCAAGAAGATCGCCGAGAAAAAGGCGCTGGTGGAAGCCGCGGGCATCGTCCTGCCCGAGGACATGGACGACGAGACCTTCGTGAAGCTCTTCGGCATGGGCTCCACCAAGCCCCGCGCCGGCAAGGAGATGGAGGCCATCCGCGCCGCCAACTTCCTGCTGAACCATGATGACGGTGGCACCGAATGGATCACCTTCAACAAGGACCCCGACAGTGCCCCTCGCCGGGGGCGCGAAGGCGGCCGCCGCCGTGCGCGCGGGTGA
- a CDS encoding virulence factor, with protein MPAITHVFWRDIPAQVIIGKGRSGAKAPLPERFEQAIDRAAMKVGAKDDDAYLAGFHRVVVGEAEGDLHEAAAAEVAKIDAAYDTTRLKTLIDAEGHDPSKTA; from the coding sequence ATGCCCGCCATCACCCATGTCTTCTGGCGCGATATCCCCGCGCAGGTGATCATTGGCAAAGGCCGCTCCGGGGCTAAGGCGCCCCTGCCTGAGCGGTTCGAGCAGGCGATCGACCGCGCGGCCATGAAGGTCGGCGCCAAGGACGATGATGCCTATCTCGCGGGCTTCCACCGCGTCGTGGTGGGCGAGGCCGAGGGCGATCTGCACGAGGCCGCCGCCGCCGAGGTCGCCAAGATCGATGCCGCCTACGACACCACGCGCCTCAAGACGCTGATCGACGCCGAAGGGCACGATCCCTCCAAGACCGCTTAA